One window of the Amycolatopsis mediterranei genome contains the following:
- a CDS encoding carboxymuconolactone decarboxylase family protein → MPRIPLFDPEVMTPEQERVYRQIVDGPRARLVGPLRASLHRPDLADRWQRFGEILRYDTSLPDRLNELAILVVARRWTAQLEWSIHVRAALDAGLAPDVVDALRDGVAPVFADQDAYDVYEFARTLQETGDVADEVYHRIWRRWGTVGIVELSSVVGYYTLVAMTLNVHRIPLPGGEAPPLPTVDGPPGLLTLPEAELAAGAPRAAARTAG, encoded by the coding sequence GTGCCTCGCATCCCCCTGTTCGACCCCGAGGTGATGACCCCGGAGCAGGAACGGGTCTATCGCCAGATCGTGGACGGACCCCGCGCCCGCCTGGTCGGACCGCTGCGGGCGTCGCTGCACCGTCCCGACCTGGCTGACCGCTGGCAGCGGTTCGGCGAGATCCTCAGGTACGACACCAGCCTGCCCGACCGGCTCAACGAGCTGGCGATCCTCGTCGTGGCCCGCCGGTGGACCGCCCAGCTCGAATGGTCCATCCACGTGCGGGCGGCGCTCGACGCCGGCCTCGCGCCGGACGTCGTCGATGCCCTGCGGGACGGGGTGGCCCCGGTCTTCGCCGACCAGGACGCCTACGACGTCTACGAGTTCGCGCGCACGCTACAGGAGACCGGAGATGTCGCCGACGAGGTCTACCACCGGATCTGGCGGCGCTGGGGCACCGTCGGGATCGTCGAGCTGTCCTCCGTGGTCGGCTACTACACGCTGGTCGCCATGACCCTGAACGTCCACCGCATCCCCTTGCCGGGCGGCGAAGCCCCGCCACTGCCCACAGTGGACGGTCCGCCGGGGCTCCTGACCCTGCCGGAGGCCGAACTCGCCGCCGGGGCTCCCCGGGCGGCAGCGCGGACGGCGGGCTGA
- a CDS encoding CaiB/BaiF CoA transferase family protein, translating to MTGPLTHVRVLDLSRIMAGPWAGQVLADLGADVIKVERPGTGDDTRSWGPPFLGSESGYFLSANRGKRSVTADIATIEGRDLVRRLAATSDIVLENFKAGTLDRYGLGYEDLRAVKPDIVYCSITGFGQDGPRRDQAAYDFMIQAMGGLMSVTGEPDDRPGGGPQKVGVPIVDLFTGMYAATGVLAALAHRDRTGEGDHIDLAMLDVQVGVLANQAMNHLISGEVPVRRGNRHPNIQPQDVYPCRDGHLVVAVGNDAQFTRFCEALGFPELAADPDYATNEARVRNVEALTSRIRRTLAGGELSHWLRELGVRSVPCGPINTVPMALADEQVRHRGMVRQLPHPAEGAVPQVVSPLRFRNAALDFAAAPPLLGQHDDEIARELGAEAVSGHNP from the coding sequence ATGACGGGGCCGCTCACGCACGTGCGCGTGCTCGACCTCAGCCGGATCATGGCCGGCCCGTGGGCCGGGCAGGTGCTGGCCGATCTCGGCGCGGACGTGATCAAGGTCGAACGGCCCGGCACCGGCGACGACACCCGCTCGTGGGGGCCGCCGTTCCTCGGCTCGGAGTCCGGATACTTCCTGTCCGCCAACCGCGGCAAGCGCTCGGTCACCGCGGACATCGCCACGATCGAGGGCCGCGACCTGGTCCGCCGGCTCGCAGCCACCAGCGACATCGTGCTCGAGAACTTCAAGGCCGGCACCCTGGACCGGTACGGGCTCGGCTACGAAGATCTGCGCGCGGTCAAACCCGACATCGTCTACTGCTCGATCACCGGCTTCGGCCAGGACGGCCCTCGCCGCGACCAGGCCGCCTACGACTTCATGATCCAGGCCATGGGCGGGCTGATGAGCGTCACGGGCGAGCCCGACGACCGGCCGGGAGGCGGTCCGCAGAAGGTCGGCGTGCCGATCGTGGACCTGTTCACCGGGATGTACGCCGCGACGGGGGTGCTCGCCGCGCTCGCCCACCGCGACCGCACCGGCGAGGGCGACCACATCGACCTCGCGATGCTGGACGTCCAGGTCGGTGTTCTCGCGAACCAGGCGATGAACCACCTGATCTCCGGCGAAGTTCCGGTCCGCCGCGGCAACCGCCACCCGAACATCCAGCCTCAGGACGTCTACCCGTGCCGCGACGGCCATCTCGTCGTCGCGGTCGGCAACGACGCCCAGTTCACCCGGTTCTGCGAGGCACTCGGCTTCCCCGAACTCGCGGCCGATCCGGACTACGCCACCAACGAGGCTCGCGTGCGCAACGTCGAGGCACTCACGTCCCGGATCCGGCGGACGCTGGCCGGCGGCGAGCTCTCGCACTGGCTGCGCGAACTCGGCGTTCGGTCGGTCCCCTGCGGGCCGATCAACACGGTGCCGATGGCACTGGCCGACGAGCAGGTGCGGCACCGGGGGATGGTGCGGCAGCTGCCGCATCCCGCGGAAGGCGCCGTTCCGCAGGTGGTCAGCCCGCTCCGCTTCCGCAACGCGGCACTGGACTTCGCCGCGGCCCCGCCACTGCTGGGCCAGCACGACGACGAGATCGCCCGTGAGCTCGGCGCCGAGGCCGTATCCGGCCACAACCCCTGA